Within the Agromyces ramosus genome, the region ACCGAGGACGCCGGCTTCGAGCTGAAGTACGCGCCAGCCACGAACCTCGACCAGAAGTCGCAGATCGACGCGTTCACGTCGTTCGTCGACGAGGGCGTCGACGTCATCCTGCTCTCTGCCACCGAGGCATCCGGCTGGGAAAGCTCGCTCGAGCGTGCGCAGGAGGCGGAGATCCCCGTGATCCTGCTGGACCGCGGCATCGAGCCCGACGACGACAGCCTCTACGTCACCCGCATCGCGCCCGACAACGTCGAGGTTGCGAAGGAGGTCGGCGCGTGGGCCGTCGAGCAGCTTCCCGGCGGCGGCAACTACATCACCCTCGAGGGCCCGGCGGGCGTCGGCGTGGTGAACGAGCGCAATGAGGGCTGGGATGCCTCGGTCGACGGCTCGAAGCTCGTCGAGGTCGCCGCGCAGACCGCGAACTGGTCGGCCGAAGAGGGCAAGAGCGTCACCGAGACGTTGCTCAAGGCGAACGGCAACAACATCCAGCTGATCTTCGCGCAGAACGACGAGATGGGTCTCGGCGCCGCGCAGGCGGTCGAGGAGGCCGGTCTCACGCCGGGCGTCGACGTCAAGATCGCCACGATCGACGGCACGCTCGCCGCGATGGAGGCCCTTGCCGCCGGCCAGCTCAGCTACGTGCACGAGTACAACCCGCTGTTCGGCGAAACTGCGCTCGACGTCGTGAAGAAGACTCTCGATGGCGAGTCCGTGGAGTCCTACATCATCGTGCCGAGCGAGGAGTTCGACTCCGCCGAGGCGGCGCAGGCCGTGCTCGCCGACCGCCAATACTGACGGTCACGTCGCCGCGGCACGCTGCGGCGAACAGCACCTGCGATGCGGGGCCGGCTCCCACAGCGGTCCCGCACCGTCATATCCAACGGCCGATCGCAAGACGTGATCGGAGGACAGAATGCGATTGTCATGAGTGAAGCACTGCCCATCGTGGAGATGAGCGACATCTCCGTCGAGTTCCCGGGCGTCAAAGCACTGGACGGCGTGGACTTCCGCCTCTTCCCAGGCGAGGTCCATGCGCTGATGGGCGAGAACGGCGCGGGCAAGTCGACGCTGATCAAGGCCCTCACCGGCGTCTACAATATCGACGGCGGCTCGATCGTCGTCGCGGGCCAGGAGCGGCAACTCCACGGCACGCGCGACGCGCAGAGCGCCGGCATCTCGACGGTCTATCAAGAGGTCAACCTCGTCACCAACCTCACCATCGGCGAGAACGTGATGCTCGGCCACGAGGTTCGAGGCGCGTTCGGCGTGAATTGGCGGGCCACCCACGAGGCCGCCACCGACGCTCTCGCCCGGCTCGGGCTCGAGTATCTCGACACGCACAGGCTGCTCTCGACGCTCTCGATCGCGATGCAGCAGCTCGTCGCGATCAGTCGCGCGATGGCGATCAAGGCGAAGGTGCTCATCCTCGACGAGCCGACCTCGAGCCTCGATGCCGCCGAGGTCGAGGGGCTCTTCCAGGTCATGCGGTCGCTCCGCGAACAGGGCGTCGCCATCCTGTTCGTCTCGCACTTCCTCGACCAGGTCTACGCCATCAGTGACCGCCTGACCATCCTGCGCAACGGCCGCTACGAGGGCGAGTACCTCACGCGCGAACTCGACCGCCACGGGCTGATCTCCAAGATGATCGGCAAAGACCTCAGCACGCTCTCGTCGCTCGGCGGTAACCGCCGCGCCGAGGAGCGCGACTACGCCGCCGAAGAGCCGCTGTTCTCGGCGAAGGGCATCGGCCGTCGCGGCTCCATCGAGCCTACCGATCTCGACATCCACCGCGGCGAGGTGATCGGCTTCGCCGGCCTGCTCGGCTCGGGCCGCACCGAGCTCGCGCGCCTGCTCTACGGCGCCGACCGCACCGACGAGGGCGAGATCACGCTGCACGGCGCGCGCGCCGACATCAAGAGCCCGGCCGACGGCCTCGGCAAGCGCATCGCGTTCTCGACCGAGAACCGTCGCGACGAGGGCATCATCGGCGACCTGACCGTTCGAGAGAACATGATCCTCGCGGTGCAGGCCGAGCGCGGATGGGCCCGACCCATCCCG harbors:
- a CDS encoding ABC transporter substrate-binding protein; the encoded protein is MSVQRRFAKFVGLAAVGAISISLAACSSGGGDGASAGEGDGDLTTVGFVAVGPEGAWREANEKNVQETFTEDAGFELKYAPATNLDQKSQIDAFTSFVDEGVDVILLSATEASGWESSLERAQEAEIPVILLDRGIEPDDDSLYVTRIAPDNVEVAKEVGAWAVEQLPGGGNYITLEGPAGVGVVNERNEGWDASVDGSKLVEVAAQTANWSAEEGKSVTETLLKANGNNIQLIFAQNDEMGLGAAQAVEEAGLTPGVDVKIATIDGTLAAMEALAAGQLSYVHEYNPLFGETALDVVKKTLDGESVESYIIVPSEEFDSAEAAQAVLADRQY
- a CDS encoding sugar ABC transporter ATP-binding protein translates to MSEALPIVEMSDISVEFPGVKALDGVDFRLFPGEVHALMGENGAGKSTLIKALTGVYNIDGGSIVVAGQERQLHGTRDAQSAGISTVYQEVNLVTNLTIGENVMLGHEVRGAFGVNWRATHEAATDALARLGLEYLDTHRLLSTLSIAMQQLVAISRAMAIKAKVLILDEPTSSLDAAEVEGLFQVMRSLREQGVAILFVSHFLDQVYAISDRLTILRNGRYEGEYLTRELDRHGLISKMIGKDLSTLSSLGGNRRAEERDYAAEEPLFSAKGIGRRGSIEPTDLDIHRGEVIGFAGLLGSGRTELARLLYGADRTDEGEITLHGARADIKSPADGLGKRIAFSTENRRDEGIIGDLTVRENMILAVQAERGWARPIPRKEQDELVEKYITALNVRPADPNRLIRNLSGGNQQKVLLGRWLATKPELLILDEPTRGIDVGAKAEIQEAVAELAEDGVSVVFISSELEEVVRLSERIIVLKDHQKIGEIVNGPEVTAQQVVDVIAAHGVEAAVENGIISAEAQHPTDTSHPTGAPHATAPAFAATEEES